Proteins encoded by one window of Sorex araneus isolate mSorAra2 chromosome 3, mSorAra2.pri, whole genome shotgun sequence:
- the PRPF3 gene encoding U4/U6 small nuclear ribonucleoprotein Prp3 isoform X3: MLTKLQIKQMMEAATRQIEERKKQLSFISPPTPQPKTPSSSQPERLPIGNTIQPSQAATFMNDAIEKARKAAELQARIQAQLALKPGLIGNANMVGLANLHAMGIAPPKVELKDQTKPTPLILDEQGRTVDATGKEIELTHRMPTLKANIRAVKREQFKQQLKEKPSEDMESNTFFDPRVSIAPSQRQRRTFKFHDKGKFEKIAQRLRTKAQLEKLQAEISQAARKTGIHTSTRLALIAPKKELREGDIPEIEWWDSYIIPNGFDLREEKPKREDYFGITNLVEHPAQLNPPVDSDTPVTLGVYLTKKEQKKLRRQTRREAQKELQEKVRLGLMPPPEPKVRISNLMRVLGTEAVQDPTKVEAHVRAQMAKRQKAHEEANAARKLTAEQRKVKKIKKLKEDISQGVHISVYRVRNLSNPAKKFKIEANAGQLYLTGVVVLHKDVNVVVVEGGPKAQKKFKRLMLHRIKWDEQTSNTKGDDDEESDEEAVKKTNKCVLVWEGTAKDRSFGEMKFKQCPTENMAREHFKKHGAEHYWDLALSESVLESTD, encoded by the exons ATGCTCACCAAGCTCCAG ATCAAACAGATGATGGAAGCAGCCACACGGcaaatagaggaaagaaaaaagcaactgAGCTTCATTAGCCCCCCTACACCTCAG CCAAAGACTCCCTCTTCCTCTCAACCAGAGCGACTTCCCATTGGCAACACTATCCAACCCTCCCAGGCTGCAACTTTCATGAATGATGCTATTGAGAAAGCCAGGAAGGCAGCTGAACTTCAAGCCCGTATCCAAGCCCAGCTGGCACTCAAACCGGGCCTCATTGGCAATGCCAACATGGTGGGCCTGGCCAATCTCCATGCCATGGGCATTGCCCCTCC GAAGGTGGAGTTAAAAGACCAAACTAAACCAACACCACTGATCCTTGATGAGCAAGGTCGAACTGTAGATGCAACAGGCAAGGAGATTGAGCTGACACACCGAATGCCTACTCTGAAGGCCAATATCCGTGCTGTGAAGAGGGAGCAGTTTAAGCAACAGTTGAAAGAAAAGCCATCAGAAGACATGGAGTCTAATACCTTTTTTGATCCTCGAGTGTCAATTGCCCCTTCCCAGCGCCAGAGACGTACTTTTAAGTTCCACGACAAGGGCAAATTTGAGAAGATTGCTCAGCGGTTACGGACGAAG GCTCAGCTTGAGAAGCTGCAGGCAGAAATCTCCCAGGCAGCTCGGAAAACAGGCATCCACACTTCCACCAGACTGGCTCTGATCGCCCCAAAGAAGGAGCTGAGGGAAGGGGACATCCCCGAAATCGAATGGTGGGACTCTTACATCATCCCGAATGGCTTTGACCT TAGAGAGGAAAAGCCCAAGAGAGAAGATTATTTTGGAATTACAAATCTTGTTGAACATCCAGCTCAACTTAACCCTCCAG TCGACAGTGACACACCAGTTACTCTGGGAGTCTATCTTACCAAGAAGGAACAAAAGAAACTTCGGAGACAAACAAGGAGGGAAGCTCAGAAGGAGCTACAAGAAAAAGTCAGGCTGGGCCTGATGCCCCCTCCAGAGCCCAAAG TAAGAATTTCGAATCTGATGAGAGTATTAGGAACAGAAGCTGTTCAAGACCCCACGAAGGTAGAAGCCCATGTCAGAGCACAGATGGCAAAAAGACAGAA AGCGCATGAAGAGGCTAATGCTGCCCGGAAGCTTACAGCGGAACAGAGAAAggtcaagaaaattaaaaagcttaaAGAAGACATTTCACAGGGGGTGCACATATCTGTGTATAG AGTTCGAAATTTGAGCAACCCAGCCAAGAAGTTCAAGATTGAGGCCAATGCTGGGCAGCTGTACCTGACGGGGGTAGTGGTACTGCACAAGGATGTCAACGTGGTGGTAGTGGAAGGGG GCCCCAAAGCCCAGAAGAAATTTAAGCGTCTTATGCTGCATCGGATAAAGTGGGATGAACAGACCTCTAACACAAAGGGAGATG ATGATGAAGAATCTGATGAGGAAGCTGTGAAGAAAACCAACAAATGTGTGCTAGTCTGGGAG